From Pleuronectes platessa chromosome 17, fPlePla1.1, whole genome shotgun sequence, one genomic window encodes:
- the LOC128460345 gene encoding ribonucleoside-diphosphate reductase subunit M2: MLRSPLSVREEKSLCSQTDNMALDKENTPPAVSSSRILASKTARKIFSDAAPKAVKKSSGEEAEPLLKDNASRFVIFPIQYHDIWQMYKKAEASFWTAEEVDLSKDLQHWESLKDEERYFISHVLAFFAASDGIVNENLVERFMQEVQVTEARCFYGFQIAMENIHSEMYSLLIDTYIREPKEREYLFNAIETLPCVKKKADWALNWIGNGNASYGERVVAFAAVEGIFFSGSFAAIFWLKKRGLMPGLTFSNELISRDEGLHCDFACLMFKHLLNKPSKETVTDIIKNAVAIEQEFLTESLPVKLIGMNCDLMKQYIEFVADRLMLELGFNKIYRVENPFDFMENISLEGKTNFFEKRVGEYQRMGVMSGPSDNTFRLDADF; this comes from the exons aTGCTTCGCTCGCCTCTTTCCGTCAGAGAAGAGAAGTCCCTGTGCAGTCAGACCGACAACATGGCGCTGGACAAAGAAAACACG CCTCCCGCTGTGAGCAGCTCCCGCATCCTGGCGTCGAAAACCGCGCGGAAAATCTTCTCTGACGCTGCG cCCAAAGCCGTGAAGAAGAGCAGCGGCGAGGAGGCGGAGCCTCTGCTGAAGGACAACGCCAGCCGCTTCGTCATCTTCCCCATCCAGTACCACGACATCTGGCAGATGTACAAGAAGGCCGAGGCGTCCTTCTGGACCGCAGAGGAG GTGGACCTGTCCAAGGACCTGCAGCACTGGGAGTCTCTGAAGGACGAGGAGCGCTACTTCATCTCTCACGTGTTGGCGTTCTTCGCCGCCAGCGACGGCATCGTCAACGAGAACCTG GTGGAGCGCTTCATGCAGGAGGTGCAGGTGACGGAGGCCCGCTGCTTCTATGGTTTCCAGATCGCCATGGAGAACATCCACTCGGAGATGTACAGCCTCCTCATCGACACGTACATCAGGGAGCCCAAAGAGAG agAATACCTGTTCAACGCCATCGAGACTCTGCCGTGTGTGAAGAAGAAGGCTGACTGGGCGCTCAACTGGATCGGCAACGGCAACGCCTCCTACG GAGAGCGCGTGGTGGCCTTCGCCGCCGTGGAGGGAATCTTCTTCTCCGGGTCTTTCGCTGCCATCTTCTGGCTGAAGAAGAGAGGCCTGATGCCCGGCCTGACCTTCTCCAACGAGCTTATCAGCAGAGACGAG ggtctGCACTGTGACTTCGCCTGTCTGATGTTCAAACACCTGCTCAACAAGCCGTCTAAAGAAACCGTCACCGACATCATCAAGAACGCCGTGGCCATCGAGCAG GAGTTTCTGACGGAGTCTCTGCCTGTGAAGCTGATCGGGATGAACTGTGACCTCATGAAGCAGTACATCGAGTTCGTGGCCGACCGCCTGATGCTGGAGCTCGGCTTCAACAAG ATCTACCGGGTGGAGAACCCCTTCGACTTCATGGAGAACATCTCTCTGGAGGGAAAGACCAACTTCTTTGAGAAGCGCGTGGGCGAGTACCAGAGGATGGGCGTCATGTCCGGCCCCTCGGACAACACCTTCAGGCTGGACGCAGACTTCTGA
- the LOC128460346 gene encoding galectin-8 isoform X1 encodes MSKSNLRQTFLKPLIPFAGTILGGLVPGEMVLIQGSVPPGADRFQVDFTCGSSVHPRADVAFHFNPRFQKSPCIVCNSLQGGRWGREQILNQMPFTTGGAFELIVLVLKDKFKVAVNGVHVLEYKHRQDLERVDTLCVSGKVSVEVVGVAPPNALSPSSATLSHVTRQPISSSTGSLSVPFRGDLGDGLSVGRSITITAETHHNAQSFCVNLVTSSGSDVALHLNPRLKRRRLVRNSFLSESWGPEETALDSFPFAAGQYFEMIIRCEAQQFKVAVNGLHQLDYKHRVQELRSINQVEVQGDVTLLDVNIF; translated from the exons ATGTCGAAATCAAACCTGAGGCAAACGTTTCTGAAACCG CTGATTCCCTTCGCTGGGACCATCCTGGGGGGGCTGGTCCCGGGGGAGATGGTCCTCATCCAGGGCTCCGTGCCGCCAGGCGCCGACAG GTTCCAGGTGGACTTCACGTGCGGCAGCAGCGTCCACCCGAGGGCCGACGTAGCTTTTCACTTCAACCCCCGGTTCCAGAAGTCTCCGTGCATCGTGTGTAACTCACTGCAGGGGGGGCGCTGGGGCCGAGAGCAGATCCTGAACCAGATGCCCTTCACCACCGGGGGCGCCTTCGAGCTCATCGTGCTCGTCCTGAAAGACAAGTTCAAG GTGGCTGTGAATGGCGTCCACGTGCTGGAGTACAAACACCGTCAGGATCTGGAGCGAGTCGacactctctgtgtttctggaaAGGTCAGCGTGGAGGTCGTGGGCGTCGCCCCCCCGAACGCCTTGAGTCCGAGCTCTGCGACGCTGAGTCATGTGACTCGACAG CCGATTTCCTCCTCAACAGGCAGCTTG AGCGTTCCCTTCAGGGGGGATCTGGGGGACGGACTGAGTGTCGGACGCAGCATCACGATCACAGCAGAAACTCATCACAACGCTCAAAG tttctgtgtgaaTCTTGTGACGTCGAGCGGCAGCGACGTGGCTCTGCACCTGAATCCTCGTCTGAAGCGCCGCCGCCTGGTCAGGAACTCCTTCCTGTCCGAGTCCTGGGGCCCGGAGGAGACGGCGCTGGACTCCTTCCCCTTCGCTGCAGGACAGTACTTTGAG ATGATCATCAGGTGTGAAGCTCAGCAGTTCAAAGTCGCTGTGAACGGCCTCCACCAGCTGGACTACAAACACAGAGTCCAGGAGCTGAGGAGCATCAACCAGGTGGAGGTGCAGGGAGACGTCACGCTGCTCGACGTCAACATCTTCtga
- the LOC128460344 gene encoding Krueppel-like factor 11, with amino-acid sequence MDGLPAATMEQKPCIEYHDLEAAEALVSMSFWGQRSHKPRPLTPTSDSCDSIQLHPEGGDAPKDLSALSSLCMTPPHSPSFAESSTSPALSPAPRPVFPRLALCRGPALLSDSSSHFPSDTSAPSPQTESCCVAPPGRAMATSVIRHTADSLTPPPPPPAPSCAPPTETPPRPGLLETPPEKEDGRPLSPHSPSCPPSPVSPPHFSQMSSSLSSPVSSSRLLCQVIPVSGRTGMISAFVQAPVQMQTQGGPKPLLPQSAHSFTQSLLLGSAMPQGTVMFVVPQPPVSQAPQGPQTIMTLGNTKLLPLAPAPVYMPPGASGASQADFSRRRNYVCSFPGCKKTYFKSSHLKAHLRTHTGEKPFSCHWEGCDKKFARSDELSRHRRTHTGEKKFVCNVCDRRFMRSDHLTKHARRHMTSKRATSWPAETGDLNRVALATAQNRGPALPVGVLIPTAN; translated from the exons ATGGACGGACTGCCAGCGGCGACCATGGAGCAGAAGCCGTGCATCGAGTACCACGACCTGGAGGCTGCTGAGGCGCTCGTCAGCATGAGCttctggggtcaaaggtcacacaaaCCCCGCCCCCTGACTCCAACCTCTGACTCGTGTGACTCCATCCAGCTCCACCCGGAGGGAGGCGACGCCCCCAAAGACCTGAGCGCTCTGTCGTCACTG TGTATGACTCCACCTCACAGTCCGAGCTTCGCTGAGTCCTCCACCTCCCCCGCACTGAGCCCCGCCCCCAGACCAGTCTTCCCCCGCCTGGCGCTGTGCAGAGGCCCCGCCCTCCTCAGCGACTCCTCCTCCCACTTCCCCTCGGACACCTCAGCACCGTCACCTCAGACGGAGTCGTGCTGTGTGGCTCCGCCCGGCAGAGCCATGGCCACCAGCGTCATCCGCCACACCGCCGACAgcctcacccctcctcctcctccgcctgccCCCTCCTGTGCCCCCCCAACAGAAACGCCTCCTCGGCCAGGACTTCTAGAGACGCCTCCAGAGAAGGAGGATGGACGTCCTCTATCTCCTCACAGCCCGTCCTGTCCTCCCTCCCCAGtgtctcctcctcacttctccCAAATGTCTTCCTCCCTGTCCTCGCCGGTCTCTTCCTCCCGGCTGCTCTGTCAGGTGATCCCAGTGAGCGGCCGGACTGGGATGATCTCCGCCTTTGTCCAAGCTCCGGTTCAAATGCAGACCCAGGGGGGGCCAAAGCCCCTCCTGCCCCAGTCTGCTCACAGTTTCACGCAGTCTCTGCTGTTGGGCTCGGCCATGCCACAGGGGACCGTGATGTTCGTGGTCCCTCAGCCGCCCGTCTCCCAGGCGCCGCAGGGCCCGCAGACCATCATGACCCTGGGCAACACCAAGCTGCTGCCGCTGGCCCCGGCTCCAGTTTACATGCCGCCAGGAGCGAGCGGCGCCTCGCAGGCCGACTTCTCCCGCAGGCGAAACTACGTCTGCAGCTTCCCCGGCTGCAAAAAGACGTATTTCAAGAGTTCCCACCTGAAGGCTcacctgcgcacacacacag GTGAGAAGCCGTTCAGCTGTCACTGGGAGGGATGTGACAAAAAGTTTGCCCGCTCTGACGAGCTTTCTCGCCACCGAAGGACGCACACTGGCGAGAAGAAGTTTGTCTGCAACGTGTGTGACCGGCGCTTCATGCGCAGTGACCACTTGACCAAACATGCTCGGCGACACATGACCTCCAAGAGGGCGACCTCTTGGCCCGCCGAAACCGGAGACCTCAACAGAGTGGCCCTGGCCACGGCCCAAAACAGAGGCCCCGCGCTTCCAGTCGGCGTGCTCATTCCCACCGCCAACTAA
- the LOC128460058 gene encoding ribonucleoside-diphosphate reductase subunit M2 encodes MLRSPLSVREEKSLCSQTDNMALDKENTPPAVSSSRILASKTARKIFSDAAPKAVKKSSGEEAEPLLKDNASRFVIFPIQYHDIWQMYKKAEASFWTAEEVDLSKDLQHWESLKDEERYFISHVLAFFAASDGIVNENLVERFMQEVQVTEARCFYGFQIAMENIHSEMYSLLIDTYIREPKEREYLFNAIETLPCVKKKADWALNWIGNGNASYGERVVAFAAVEGIFFSGSFAAIFWLKKRGLMPGLTFSNELISRDEGLHCDFACLMFKHLLNKPSKETVTDIIKNAVVIEQEFLTESLPVKLIGMNCDLMKQYIEFVADRLMLELGFNKIYRVENPFDFMENISLEGKTNFFEKRVGEYQRMGVMSGPSDNTFRLDADF; translated from the exons aTGCTTCGCTCGCCTCTTTCCGTCAGAGAAGAGAAGTCCCTGTGCAGTCAGACCGACAACATGGCGCTGGACAAAGAAAACACG CCTCCCGCTGTGAGCAGCTCCCGCATCCTGGCGTCGAAAACCGCGCGGAAAATCTTCTCTGACGCTGCG cCCAAAGCCGTGAAGAAGAGCAGCGGCGAGGAGGCGGAGCCTCTGCTGAAGGACAACGCCAGCCGCTTCGTCATCTTCCCCATCCAGTACCACGACATCTGGCAGATGTACAAGAAGGCCGAGGCGTCCTTCTGGACCGCAGAGGAG GTGGACCTGTCCAAGGACCTGCAGCACTGGGAGTCTCTGAAGGACGAGGAGCGCTACTTCATCTCTCACGTGTTGGCGTTCTTCGCCGCCAGCGACGGCATCGTCAACGAGAACCTG GTGGAGCGCTTCATGCAGGAGGTGCAGGTGACGGAGGCCCGCTGCTTCTATGGTTTCCAGATCGCCATGGAGAACATCCACTCGGAGATGTACAGCCTCCTCATCGACACGTACATCAGGGAGCCCAAAGAGAG agAATACCTGTTCAACGCCATCGAGACTCTGCCGTGTGTGAAGAAGAAGGCTGACTGGGCGCTCAACTGGATCGGCAACGGCAACGCCTCCTACG GAGAGCGAGTGGTGGCCTTCGCCGCCGTGGAGGGAATCTTCTTCTCCGGGTCTTTCGCTGCCATCTTCTGGCTGAAGAAGAGAGGCCTGATGCCCGGCCTGACCTTCTCCAACGAGCTCATCAGCAGAGACGAG ggtctGCACTGTGACTTCGCCTGTCTGATGTTCAAACACCTGCTCAACAAGCCGTCTAAAGAAACCGTCACCGACATCATCAAGAACGCCGTGGTCATCGAGCAG GAGTTTCTGACGGAGTCTCTGCCCGTGAAGCTGATCGGGATGAACTGTGACCTCATGAAGCAGTACATCGAGTTCGTGGCCGACCGCCTGATGCTGGAGCTCGGCTTCAACAAG ATCTACCGGGTGGAGAACCCCTTCGACTTCATGGAGAACATCTCTCTGGAGGGAAAGACCAACTTCTTTGAGAAGCGCGTGGGCGAGTACCAGAGGATGGGCGTCATGTCCGGCCCCTCGGACAACACCTTCAGGCTGGACGCAGACTTCTGA
- the LOC128460346 gene encoding galectin-8 isoform X2, translating into MVLVLVLSVLVLYSQYWYCTLSTGPLSTCTVLSVLVLSVLTCTVLSVLVLSVLYSQYCPLSTCTVLSVLCVVLQVAVNGVHVLEYKHRQDLERVDTLCVSGKVSVEVVGVAPPNALSPSSATLSHVTRQPISSSTGSLSVPFRGDLGDGLSVGRSITITAETHHNAQSFCVNLVTSSGSDVALHLNPRLKRRRLVRNSFLSESWGPEETALDSFPFAAGQYFEMIIRCEAQQFKVAVNGLHQLDYKHRVQELRSINQVEVQGDVTLLDVNIF; encoded by the exons ATGGTACTGGTGCTGGTCCTCTCAGTACTTGTACTGTACTCTCAGTACTGGTACTGTACTCTCAGTACTGGTCCTCTCAGTACTTGTACTGTACTCTCAGTACTGGTCCTCTCAGTACT TACTTGTACTGTCCTCTCAGTACTGGTCCTCTCAGTACTGTACTCTCAGTACTGTCCTCTCAGTACTTGTACTGTCCTCTCAGTACTGTGTGTGGTGCTGCAGGTGGCTGTGAATGGCGTCCACGTGCTGGAGTACAAACACCGTCAGGATCTGGAGCGAGTCGacactctctgtgtttctggaaAGGTCAGCGTGGAGGTCGTGGGCGTCGCCCCCCCGAACGCCTTGAGTCCGAGCTCTGCGACGCTGAGTCATGTGACTCGACAG CCGATTTCCTCCTCAACAGGCAGCTTG AGCGTTCCCTTCAGGGGGGATCTGGGGGACGGACTGAGTGTCGGACGCAGCATCACGATCACAGCAGAAACTCATCACAACGCTCAAAG tttctgtgtgaaTCTTGTGACGTCGAGCGGCAGCGACGTGGCTCTGCACCTGAATCCTCGTCTGAAGCGCCGCCGCCTGGTCAGGAACTCCTTCCTGTCCGAGTCCTGGGGCCCGGAGGAGACGGCGCTGGACTCCTTCCCCTTCGCTGCAGGACAGTACTTTGAG ATGATCATCAGGTGTGAAGCTCAGCAGTTCAAAGTCGCTGTGAACGGCCTCCACCAGCTGGACTACAAACACAGAGTCCAGGAGCTGAGGAGCATCAACCAGGTGGAGGTGCAGGGAGACGTCACGCTGCTCGACGTCAACATCTTCtga
- the tmem242 gene encoding transmembrane protein 242 — MAADGSAEETMTEEVKEKRQMIHGAAFLTTVASAGLIAGFGSTLALVKKKNPDWFHKGALPTAALPESGASLALRALGWGSLCAWCGVGLLSVAVWKVLDVHSMSEFRLKMQSLFPSIPKSPEATAGSEPLDWDSVFKSK; from the exons ATGGCGGCGGACGGTTCCGCAGAGGAGACGATGACAGAAGAGGTGAAGGAGAAACGACAGATGATTCACG GGGCAGCGTTCCTCACCACGGTGGCGTCCGCCGGGCTGATCGCGGGGTTCGGCTCCACGCTGGCACTGGTCAAGAAAAAGAACCCCGACTGGTTTCATAAG GGGGCGCTGCCCACGGCGGCGCTGCCGGAGAGCGGGGCGTCCCTGGCGCTCCGGGCTCTGGGCTGGGGCTCGCTGTGCGCCTGGTGCGGAGTCGGCCTGCTCAGCGTCGCCGTCTGGAAAGTTCTGGATGTTCACTCT ATGTCCGAGTTCAGACTGAAGATGCAGTCCCTCTTCCCCTCCATCCCAAAGTCGCCCGAGGCCACAGCTGGATCTGAACCTCTGGACTGGGACTCTGTCTTCAAGTCAAAGTGA